Within Anopheles ziemanni chromosome 2, idAnoZiCoDA_A2_x.2, whole genome shotgun sequence, the genomic segment CTCAAgatcaatggaaaagaggtcGCAGCACACCATGTAACGAGATAAAAACCGTGGTAAATTTTTTGACAATTGTTTGAGGGCACAACTGCAAACTCGGTATGTTTCAGAGCGGCAATTGAGGCGTTCGGTTTATGTTCTGGAGCGTGAGGAAGGCCATCACTCTTAATTTCACCAATCATGGCGGCCAACAGGATCTATATCCAGTGATTTAACACAGCAGAACAGTACACTGCTCCAAAATTTCCAATTACCTATTTCGTTTAAGAGATTATAGCAAAGATCACTCACATACTGCAAGTATGTTTGTCgtcactttttcaaccaactgtcacaacaatgatGGAGTAAAAAATAGCTTTGATCCGACCTCTCTTTTTACCGATCTTGAAAGTGCTGCTGTGTTTCTAGTAACCTTGGTCCaagtgataaaaaaagaagagaatcTGTCAACATTGTTTTAGTACACAAGGTTCGTAGATCatgaaataatcaaaactTTCAAATCAGCCGTTCTACAGTAAGCAATTTGGTAGAAAAAAGTCGAAGAATACatgaaaatatttagaaaagaaatgtttgctCGAAAATACAATGAAATTGTGTTTATGAAAGCCAAAAGGATGTTTTTTGAGCCCTGCTTTTGTTGACATTTGACATCATTTTAACTGTACTAAAAGCacatcaaaacataaacaaacaacggaGCAAAATAAACGTAGGCATTCCGAAAGACGACGCATTTTATTAGCCGAACCATATCGTGAAGTGCTGTGTctagttgttttattttgttattgatCCACAATCCGCTATTCGCACAATGAGTGACCTCAAGAAAAAGACGGGAAACATTCTTTCGAACGTGAGTCCACCGTCCGAGCTGCCTAGCTTTATTACGGCGAACGTGGCAACAGCTGCTACGGACATAACGGTGACTCAAAGCAACAAACCCTCCGCGGTGGACGACGGTGCGAAGAAAGATGAAACGGAACCATTCATACCGACCACATTTAGCCCGGCAATTCCTCCCAGCAAAGACACATCGTTGCTACTGTCCGCGGACCAGCCGATGGCGGTCGATGCGGTGCACAGGGGTGGTGAACCCGAGGCGGAACCAGTGCATCGGGACTTTGCTAGCATGATTCTCAACCCTGAACCCGTCGCGGCAGCATTGAGTCCCATTACTCAGGGTGGCTCGGCACTGTTTGGCTGGATGAAGGGTGCCGTTTCGGGAGGCGGAATCTTGCAGAAGGTCGCCGAAAAGGCGAAGAATTCTGTTGACACGATCGTTACTACGCTGGATCCGCAAATGAAGGAATACATAAGTATGATTGTCTGAAACGGTGCTCCATGCAGTTCCGAATGTTTACgatttctttctctccctcttcaGATTCCGGTGGAGACACGGAAGTGATCGTTGCGTCCGACAAGGACGATAAAGTTCGTCCAATACGTGAGGCTTTTCAGACAGTGTTTGGCAAAGCAACAGTCATGTAAGTCTTGCCAACAAAAGGAATCGTTTGTGGATCAGTTGTTTATTGTGAAATTGTTTATACTTCCTTACAGTGGTCTTCCGGCTCAAGCGGCTGCCATTGCGGCCCAACCGGTGGGCTTTACAGCGGGTCTCAAAGGAGCCGAACACCGCATCAATAGCATAAGGGCAGAAAATCCACGCGTCGACGATCATCTTCCCGTGGTGGCGATCGAAAACTTTGTCGTTGAACTTTTCCCAGACCAGTACGTAGTCTAATACTGCCTATCGTGGCTAACAATACCAATGTTAGTAACGTGGTCAAATTTGTATTCGTCTATTTTCCCCTCCACCCAGATGGTTCGATGCCGGCGTGATTCTACTGTTCGACTATGCGAAAAGCATCTTGCTGAAAACGGTCACGCAAATGACCCCGATTCCGCTGCCGGTGATCACGGCACTCCAGGCCGACACGCCGGCAGATTATCCGCTTAAAGATACGGGTTTCGCCGTGACCGTCGGGAGCATTATGGCTAGGAATTTGAACGTGAGTAAAGCATCCATTATCTTTCAGCATTTATTTGTTGCAAACGGGAGTGGAAAGAATGATACAGAGCTTTACCTACGCGAAAGTGTCGGATCAGTCGACCaccatttttaaaaacacCACTAGATAGTTCTGCTTTGTTCTACTCCTGCACGGTTTTCTTTACGCCTCGTTTCACTATGGAAACAAATCCAATCCGAAAGACAAGGATTTGACTTAAAAGTAGCGATTAAAACTTTTCCTGGAAAAGTTAGTCTTGCACTTGCACGGAAGAATTCTGTTTGTCCGTGTCGATAATAAACTCCCACCGTTTACTGTTGTTTGTGCGCGGCAAAATGTGAACCACTCTGGTCAGTACTGTTGTGCACTGTAATCGGATTAGCGGGACACCCGTTAGTGTTGGCTTTGGTCggctaagagaaaaattgtggatgaaaagttaaaaaaaaagtttaacttCATTCGACGCGTTAGTTTCTATGCTAAGCTGAgccacatttttttcttttgatagaAAAAGTGGTCCTGCTTATTATTTCTCGCGAAGAACGTAGACCGTTGGATAATTTTCATTCACACTTTAACAACCTTTATGGAATGATTTATACCTTTTCCGTTCACATTTTTGTTGTATGATATTTCCtgcttgtactttttttttaccaattataaacctacaaaaaaaaaaaaacacgtgagAATGCATCCGGTTCGTTACATCGTCCCATGTGACGCCTTTTAAAGCGAAGTCAATgggtattttaattaaaattgtgcACCATTTGCGCACGATGACCATGTGGTGGCATAAAGgctgctttctttttctttccaaaaagGACCACCCCCGCTTGGGACGCGCAGAGTGAAGCAAAATAATATGCAATTAAGTTGACCTGGTTTTCGCACGTGCATCGGGCACGGCGTTTGCATTGGGTCAATCTGTTGAATGCGGAAAATTTGCGCGGTTAATGTATTTCTCTACCGGGAAAAAAACCCGGTGGAGTCATATGTTAAAGCCTTCATTATAgggattttccatttgatggatTTATTTGTACCTCATCTCGTCAAGTTCTTTCTTTGCATTACCGGGCTCGAATGCATTCACATCCTCGCCGGTATTGACTTTTGCAGTCAAATGAAATGCCTAGAAATATGTTGTAACGAACATCGTTGTTTTCTCGAAATCATTTGAGGTTAGGTTTAGTATgaaaaataacgtaaaaacTGTTTACAATGGATAATGATGCGTTGCCAGGTTGCGAGAAATGATTCCCGTGCACTTTTTGTCGGCGATCAGCGTAACCGATATTTTCCGTTGTTTTTCTCCCAATAAAACCGCAAAAGGAACAGGGTACCAATTATAAACTTCAACCGGGTTTGGAGTGTTAATTTCTGCCCGGCCAACCGTGCTGTTAGCGGTTCAGCCAAATGAGCCGTTTGCATGCGAATTAAAACTGAATAATTGATTTCGGATTCgatgttattttaatttttttgcaaCCGAAATGTCGAAATCGGACCGCTATTGGTCGGATAATTAACATTCGAACATGTTTATCGGTGCGGTCGGCATTTAACGTTGCCCGTTCGGCTTTCCAGACGGATATTCCGTCACCCGTTACTGCTAAGTGGAACCTACTTGGATGATAAACTTAAAGCGTCAATTCATCACCAATTATTGTTTGTGTTCGTTTGGGTAGAATATTTTTCTCTACATTGAAATGGCAATTGGAGTGTCCTGTAATCGTGGCACAATAGAGTTGTTTTCGATTTATTCGAACTGTTCCAAGaatcttgtttatttttatttctcagtGCAGGTGCGGTGGACAGGAGCATGAAAAGGAGAATTTCAACGGTTTTGATGAGATGGTATTTCAGTATGTTTCCTTTTACCTTTATCATCCAGGCACGTGCGTTTCAGGTTTTCGAATGGAATACTGAGAAATTTGAAACCGAACCGGTTTCCATAAGAATTCCTAGAACCCGTAAATCATTGACCGTGTTTTATTCCGACGGGTACGTACCCTTTTATTACGAAGCAGTATCCTTCGTTTGGACTTTTAGTCCTTCGATTCGGTCGAAATACAAAGGTGACTTCGTTCCGGGAAAACCGAGAGTTGAGTGAATTTTATTGTCGGCTGCCTGCGGATTGATGGTGACGACAGATAATCTCAGCAGGCGGGGAGTTAATTGAGAACCAACCTCTACGCTAGCTGTCCTTTTGCCAGCTTTGTTTGTCTACGGAATTGATAGTGATTGTATGGGAAACGACGAAGACTCCGCGGTCATCATGTGGGTTACCGGAAATTGTGGATCCCACGATGCCATTTTCAGTTTTGCGACGGCAGCATACCGTGCCACGCATGCAGTTTCCCGCCGAAAGCAGGCACCAGGCAGTAGTAaacttgttttccctttccgcACAATTTCGAACGACACGCCGTCATGGTGCCGACGGAAGACCTTGTGAACGCAAGCTCGAAGATGGAAATTTACCGACCGCAACCACACAACGACGGTGGCACTTTGGAACCGTGCCTGCAGATTCGGCGGACGCACGGGAGGCTGTAATAAAAGCAGATGAATTGGAAAAGCTACACCACTGTGGGAATGCTGAAGGTccgtacacacaaacacacacacacacacatacgcgtaCTTGGAAGGGAAGTGCAATCGAACGTACTCGTCGTGGTTCCTGTTCCGACTTTCTTTAGTTTTACTATCTACCGTCGGGTACGGCGGGAACTTTACTCTTCGGCGGAGggcttgtatgtgtgtgtgtgtgtgcgcatgATGATTTATTGCATCCAGAAGGCGCTGCGCGAAATTGTCGGAAAATCAGGGCCGAACATCCTCGGGAGAGGAAAACAGTTCGAGAGGTTACTCTTCCCCGCTTTCGAGGCTCGTCCGCTGTTTGGTGGGAAACTCTTTACCGGGAAAATCGGTAACCGCTTCCTTACGGGACACACTCCCGCACCCCTTTTTGGCAAGAGGCGCACAAAGAACCATTAAGGGCAAAACGGAGGTTGCAGAGCGAGAGCGCTTGGATCGGAGGAAAATTCATGGAATCACTTGCACACAGGTGCGCATACCAACGCGTACGAGGAAGCAGGTCTTCCTCCTGGCTCGTAGCACAGCAACCCGCTGgaacggaaatgaaaaatagcaAACTTTCTAGCGGGCAAGTGTTCCGGCACGCCATTTGCCTATTATAATAATGTATGCCCGGCATTATCCTCTTCCCgtgggggggagggttggCTTGGGTGTCGACTCTGGGCGTGGAACCTAGTGAGCGATGAAGTGTGGCCGATGTCGTTAAAGGGAAGCCAATGCAGAAGAACCACATCCCTGCATGTAACTTCCTGCGCAAACGATGCGCTTTGGTGGCGAGAAAATATGATAGGAAAGGAGGACGGGGAGCAGATATACCATCCGGAAAAGGTGGAAACCAGCGCACCGGAACAAACCTCGGTGTCGTTGGGCCGTTTTCCACCATCCGTTTGTTGGGAAATCGTTTGTCGGGTTCAGTTCCGTCGGCTGGCGAGTGGTTTATCGGATACCTGATGCACGGCTTATTACGaaagtgctgctgctgcggtcgGACGGGGCTTAATGGTGGTGGAGATGATGGATGGCAGACGCATCCGGAAATCcctcattaaaataaaaggtGCCAGCACTCGATGCGCTCGACTAAATTCTCCACGACGCCAAAGGTCACCGCCACTTACGGTGTCCAATTTGCGTTTTCACCGTTCGGTAGATGGAGTTTGCTCCGATGCGCTGTTCCTTGCAATGCCTGATAAAATTACCTGAAACGTCTTTTGCCGTGCGAAAGTTTTCCTCCCGGTTGACGGCGTTGTCGTGCCCGCCGGGGCCGAGGTTCGGCATTGCTGACTGCATTGGAACCAGTCTGTGGCTGCTCCAGCCCGGACTGCTTGTGTCCAACGTGCCGTGGCGCAGGCGGAAGCATCGCCTTCCGGACGAGACGGTGGGTGGAtttgcaaaagttttcccattttacACTGTGTACTCCATCTAATTCCAATCAATTACATGCACCAGGGACAGTTGGTGCACGTTCGGTTCGGTGGCGCACGTCGCCCGAGCTCACTACGACCGGGTGTTCGTTTTCTCTCCGGTGGCCTTCTCGCAAAACGCAACTGCAAGCGCCATAATTGGGTCCCTACACAAACGCCGTTCGTTGCGTCTTTTCCTTGCTTTTCTGCAttcggatgaaaaaaaaaaaaaatggcgctGGAAAACCTCCACCCCCTTTCGGCAAGCCGCGCGGTCGACACGGAAGCCGATGGATGGCGTGTCGTTTGGAGAGTGACGTGAAAAACGTCCCTTAGCCACTGCACTGCTGGACCACGCGCACCCGGGAAATCGATGCTGGGAAAGTTTGATCGTGTGCCATGCTTTCCGTATAACCGTTTTCCCCAATGTGTGCTGCTCGTTGCACATTTCGGGACAAAGGATGAAGTGACCGTTTTTTCCGCTTCCTGCGAGCGGCCTGTGTTACTTGGATGATgttagtaaaaaaaactattcgaTTAGAGTTGGTCGAGGGTAGTTGAAAGTTTTCCTCAAATTGGCTGGCGGGTTGGaacgggtttgtttttttttatctaaagATTCCACCATTTTTTGTATGCGAGGGAAAGCGTTCGTTCATCATGAATCTTGGTGAATGGAGCTCAATTTTTGGAAACTTTCACTTGTTTGTGTAAAACGATCTCCTGCCGCTGACAGATTTGATTAAATAAGTTGCCTAAGTTTCCCGCTATTTAATGAAGTTGGGAGTTTTCTATGAAGCTTAtgatacaatttattttaaatgctcACGTTATTTAAGGTAAATTCAATAAACCTGTTGCAAGTTATGCAAAACCAATCAAGCTGGTGACTGCCTGTACCTGTTTATTGCAACCGATCCCCGATTCGGTCctcaaaacattgataaatCTTTCGAAACATTCATTCCATCATAATCTTACTCGATCTAACATAATCTTACTCGAATCTTCGTGATGTTTAGTTGTACATGTGCCCTACCGAAAAAACAGGCAAAATTTCCTTGCCATTTTTTGTGAATCCTTGGGCTTCTTGAATCTGTGATACATAAATTTATTATACTTTAGGATTCATAAATATCTCATTCTAAAATATAGAATCTCAAAATCGATGCAAAGAGGTATTCAGATTCGTAACTCTGAATTTAAACTTTCTTATTTGCTTGAAATCTTTTTAAAAgaattgtaaataaattttaaaaagttgaaaaatataatatagTTTGAAAGTCGGATATGACCTTGGTTTGTTAATTTCTAATTAAATAGGATATGAGGGTCATTTGATTGCGATGACAGaaatgatgagaaaaaaaaatgctagaTTAAACAACCAGTACCGACAACGATGATAGGCACAGTCAAGATTAATAAATTGGGtaaattaatcaatttgtataaaacagaaaaataagtataaaacataaaaaaaatcatataacATATAATCATAAAACATAACTAGAGTGGATATTTAGACTACTACCGCCTGTTACATATTTTTCTCGTTTGTAAAACTTTACTGTCAGTAAAACTTGTTTGCCTTACGCTCTGCCAATCCACAACACTTCCCTTATCGTTTCGCTTAGCTTGTAATCTTACATTCGATTACTCCAAAATCGCCGGCCAACCCTAATTCACCAACGATTTCGAGGTTTTCAATTGATCGAATTAATGGCCCCCCCGAAAAGTTTATCCAGCCGGCGGCTGATTGCGTAATTGTCCTCCGAACTGGTTCCGGTTCATTTCGGGCATCGAAAAG encodes:
- the LOC131293066 gene encoding protein PRRC1-like, translated to MSDLKKKTGNILSNVSPPSELPSFITANVATAATDITVTQSNKPSAVDDGAKKDETEPFIPTTFSPAIPPSKDTSLLLSADQPMAVDAVHRGGEPEAEPVHRDFASMILNPEPVAAALSPITQGGSALFGWMKGAVSGGGILQKVAEKAKNSVDTIVTTLDPQMKEYINSGGDTEVIVASDKDDKVRPIREAFQTVFGKATVIGLPAQAAAIAAQPVGFTAGLKGAEHRINSIRAENPRVDDHLPVVAIENFVVELFPDQWFDAGVILLFDYAKSILLKTVTQMTPIPLPVITALQADTPADYPLKDTGFAVTVGSIMARNLNTPHTEWHRAYTSVPRSEMILAAAKTIATLYKQATLDYNQLVAAQAEAAATRAEASGEPSAVPSGGGMPEPAE